The Lates calcarifer isolate ASB-BC8 linkage group LG6, TLL_Latcal_v3, whole genome shotgun sequence genome includes a region encoding these proteins:
- the pdyn gene encoding proenkephalin-B, which yields MEWYVLVLMLSLPPSIHTDCSSQCQKCAQQILSTDAPFSSLSCSVECEGHLDSCGQAPELADLSQDEAAEEEESQQADIVKRYGGFIKRIDKNKNKLFTSPWRDNYILKAGTLPKKYEDLLKRLEERDVDAPENEGDTPEDQMLHRYVKRYGGFLRKFGPKSKRSSSVEQESQEPEELQKRYGGFMRRIRPKLNNLKWDKRYGGFLRRHFKISVRSVEEPYYSYDDLNL from the exons ATGGAGTGGTATGTCTTGGTGCTGATGTTGAGCTTGCCGCCTTCCATCCACACAGATTGTTCTTCACAGTGTCAGAAATGCGCACAGCAGATTCTCAGCACCGACGCCCCTTTCAGCAGCCTG tCGTGCAGTGTGGAGTGTGAGGGGCATCTGGACAGCTGCGGCCAGGCTCCGGAACTGGCGGACTTAAGTCAGGATGAAGctgcggaggaggaggagagccagCAGGCAGACATAGTCAAACGCTACGGCGGTTTCATCAAGAGGATtgacaagaacaagaacaaactTTTCACCTCACCGTGGCGCGACAATTACATTCTGAAGGCAGGAACGCTGCCTAAGAAATACGAGGACTTGTTGAagaggctggaggagagagatgtaGACGCGCCGGAGAACGAGGGCGATACTCCAGAGGACCAGATGCTCCACAGATATGTTAAACGTTACGGCGGCTTTTTACGCAAATTCGGCCCGAAGTCAAAGCGGAGTAGTTCCGTGGAGCAGGAGAGCCAGGAGCCAGAGGAGCTTCAGAAGCGCTACGGAGGATTCATGCGTAGGATCCGACCAAAGTTGAACAACCTGAAGTGGGACAAGCGGTACGGAGGCTTTCTGCGCCGCCACTTCAAAATCTCCGTGCGCTCAGTCGAGGAGCCATATTACTCCTATGATGACTTGAACCTAT